ctccctcaaatGTCAGGCATGTGGATAACCATGTATGAATGAATCAGAAGCCTCAGTGCCTAGGAGCTGAGGGCTTTTCCTCATATTACTCTGCTATGATGTGGGGACACAATCAGGCAGTCTGTCTCCATTCCTTCAAAGAATGGGAGAGAGACACTCACCTTTTTACAGAGCATTTGGCTGCCCAAGGATGACTTGAAGACCAGGTCTTTGAGGATAGAGGCAAAGGGGGTGACCCCAATGCCCCCTCCCACCAGTACTGACACCTCAAACTTATGCCATTCCTGATGGCCCTCCCCAAATGGTCCATCAAGGTACAGCTGCCaaccaaagagagagaggagatgagCCTGGCCTGGCCTCAGCTCTGAGGTTAGAaatggggatggggcagggaaaAGAAGGACATAGGAACATTCTAGCATTTTCTGAGGTACCAGCCTGCTGTTGTGCTGGCTGGAGCATCTAGTCTCAGGGTAGAGGAGGTGGGAAGCCTTTGCCAATGCTGGATCCCCCAAAGTGATTCCCAGTGGTGGGCACCTTTGGGTATCTGGCACAGCCGTCACCCTTTGGAAGTGAGTAGGTCTCCCTGAGGCGAGTGGTCCAGGGCCCCACTGCCCGGATGTGCAGGCTGAGTGTGTCCTCATGGGGTGCAGAAGTCAGTGTGAAGGGGTGGTACTCATTGGTTCCCAGAGCCAGGCAGGCGATCCGCACCCACTGTCCTGACTTATACTCAAAGCCTTGGGGTCGCTGGAACTGCAGGTGGGTCACTCCTGGGGGTCATGAACAGGCAAGGGAAGGGATCAGAACGCTTGCTCCTAGTGCCTGAGGACTGGCAGATGTCCTGTCTTCTCCACACAACCAAGGTACGGGGAGTGGACATATGGTCTGAGCAAGTGGGGTTCCTGGAGGTGGGAGTTGGAggatccctttctctctttcctgggtAACCCAAGAGCTGGGTTTCTCTGCTCCTGTTTCcagctcctctcttctcctccacTCCTTATTCCCATGAAAGTCCTGGGCCCTAGACCACCTTCCTATCAGTCTACAGGTAGGGGACCTCGAGTTCCCCAAGGACCAATTCAGTGTTTACCAAACCTCCACCATCTGAGAATCAATTACTTTTGTGATGGGCCATTTCTACACACCTCTGAactattgtttaatatttttccttaaattgacttacttttttcaatttgatttacCTTGACAAACTTCAGATTGCTAAAATGGGTAGAAAACCAGTATCATGTGATCATGTATTCTAAATAGAAGGcagtatattttatcaaattttcgCTGGGTACTGTTTGGTACCTGACCATAGCTGAGCTTCAGGCCCATtctctttgtttaaaaagttgatttgaagaaaaaaaatgttgatttgcAAGTACTGGAGAGTACAAAAGGCATACAAAGCTCCATGCTGAGGCTTTGTCCTGGAGTAATCTTAATTGACATAAAGTTGAAATGAGGTTAATTTTCTTACTATGTTAGTTCTGAAGATTAGATGGTCCTACAACACCTAAAATCATCTTCTGCCAGCCTCTACAGTGATGTGAATTGCCACTTTGGCCAACACAGACTCTCAAAATGTGGGCCTATTGCCCATTTCTGAAGGGGGGATAGTTATTCTAGAAGAAGGGATGGGAGGGGTATTTATGATTCCCCAAGCCCTACCCAGGCCACACAGGAGGTAGTCTGTGTCGTCCTTAAACCTCTTTGTATGCACTCTCAGCTGCCTCTTCTCACAGTCTCTTCTCATTGTTTGCAAGGCCTCCTGGGGGCAAGCATAGCCCTTTCTGGGGCTCTGTTTGCATCAAGAAAGCCTCTTCCCCAAGAGGCTACCAGAAGCCCCCATTGTGGTCTGGAGGCCTGGAGAGCTGTCTCCACACACCTCGTGAGTTGACTTCCAATGCTGTCCACCTGGGGTCAGGCTGGGCCTGGTACCTGAGGGCAGCAGCTCTGCCTTCACCACGCTGATCTCCACCTTCTTCCGGCTCAGGCTCACCAGCTTGTCCCCCACATAGATTAGTGCCGGGACCAGGAAGTAGATGTAGAAACGTGGCAGCTGGATCAGGCCAAAGCTGCCATGGATGATGAGCTGGAGACATGGCCAGTTAGTACAGCTCAGGCAGCCAGGCCCCCTCCCTGAACTCCCCTTGCCTAGACACCTCCTGACCGGCCCTCACCTGGGCTGGGTAGACAAAGCCAGTATAGACTTCAGAGGCTGGGGTCTTCGATCTCAAGGTCTTACCCTGAGATCTGAGGTCCAATTCAGCCTGCTCCCTACCCTCATCATGAGCACTCATCCCTGCCCCATGGCCTGTCCCTGCCCAGAGGAAGCCCTTACCCTTACCAGCACGTAGAGCACAATGTAAAGGTGGTGGGTCAGCCAGAAGCCCCGGAAGCTGCGGCGCCGGAAGTGGTGGGAGGCGAAGACATACATGATGGCCAGAACCAGGAGCAAGAGCACCCCTGTCATGCCTGAGAGCAGTGGGGACTGGCTCAGAGAATATTCTCAGGACCTCAGCATGAGGTGAGAATACAACAGAGCATTGCCCCCATTCTGCCCTCCTTCTCTGACCTCCCTGGCCCAGCTTGTCTGCAGGGGCTGCAGCCAGGGCTTGACATGGAGACTAGAAAGAAACCACGACCACTACAAACAAGCAGGTATTCATGTTAAGTGGAGATCCTGAGATAGAAGCCCCACACCCTACAGACAGCCCCACTCCCTACCTGGGACTGTTTGGAAGAACCACCAGTAGAACTTTTGGGGAAGCTGGGACCTGTAGGGCAAAGATATATGGAACTTCTGTTTGGGGCAGGACTGGCTCCCCCACTGTCACCATGTGACTCTGCTCCTGCTGGCCCTGACTGCTAAGGTTACTGGGCCTCCACTCAGATGGCCAGGGATCCATCTGAGGGACATGGCCTCCATAGAGCCTCCCACAGCTCTACCCTCTGTTATCTTGGCAATTTTTCCCCGTGTTATCTTGAACTCTCCTACCACAGCTGACATTTGCTTCCTTGACTGCTTCATATTCTGTAAGCTCTATGGGGGCAAGGGTGTGGCTCTGCTCATTGCTCTAATCCCTTTGCTCAAACAACGCCAGGCTGAAGTAAATCCCTTTGCTCAAACAACACCAGGCTGAAGTAAatactcagtaagtatttgctgaatgactgCATGAATTTATCCTGCCTATTCCCTGGCACCTGGATGGTCACATAAGATGTGCTCCATAAATGTCTGCCCAGTGAATGAATGATAGGCTAAGATACCAAGCTCTGTGCCAGGTAAGTGTGGGGAAAGGTCTCCAATTCAACTCTCAAATGTCTTTCTGGGCTAATCATGGCCAGCTTGCTTCCAGAGCAAGGAAGTCACCTTTCAGCTTCCCCCACCAGGCTTCTCACTCTCATTCAATGAGAGAGTGGAGTTAAGTGCcatctatttcttttccattatacCCTTCAGCCTGCTCCTAGTGTTCCAAGGGGGAACCCTCCCCAGAACTGACCCATCATTCATGAAGATGTTGGGGAAGATGCAGGCCAGCAGGCTGAGGGGACTGACTGAGAAGATGAAGACATTGACTGCATGGCCAGCACTGTGCAAAACTGAGAGAGATCATGTTAGAGATGTCACTCGGGGCCAACTCTTCCTCCTACCCGAGGGACTGTTTCCCTCCCAGCTAGACCCAGGGGGTTGCAACAAGGGAAGGGGGGATGCCCAGGAGCCACGGACTGGCCAGGACAACAGCAGCCATGGCGATCCAGCGATGGAAGTCCACAGCGGCATCGAAGGGCACGTAGCGGTTGAGGAAGGTCTCTCGCAGGAAGGTGATGAGGTTGCGGCACATGGTGAGCAGGATGTAGGAGAACATGAAGGAGATGCTGGCGGCTGTGCCCCGGGACAGGATGATGCCCACAAAGGTAGTCTCTGCGATGCCCGAGGGTGGCGAGGCAAAGGCATAATctgggcaggggtggtggggggatcAGCAGGGCACAGAGGCTGGGGTCAGACACCTGGGCTCTCCAcatctccctccccactgcccataACCTGGAGCTCTCACAGTAGGCACGCTCTGCAAACAGGCCGGCACAGATGGCTGAGAAGACCACAACGCATACGATGTGCCGCCGGTAGTTCTCCACGAAGCGCTTGTACTGCCGCAGCTTCTGAGCCAGGAGGCCACGCTGCATCTTCTCCTTCAGTGCCTCCGTGTACAGCCGGGGTGTGGGCCCCACCACCCTGCAGCCATGGGAGGCGGCTGGCCCTAAGACCAGGGCACCCCAGCCTCCCCTAAATGCCATCCCACAAAGGAGACCTAGTGACCTGGCAGGGCTCAGGATGGGCCAGAACAGATGAAGGAAGCAGCTTATGGGAAGTTAACTCCTACCCTCCTCCAACTTTTACCTAATATTTATTTGCTCCATCTACTCACTCTTCTGTCTTCCCACTGCTTCACGTTATCTTCCTCCTGCTCATTCCGTCCTTCCCTCCTGCTGttcccaccccccactgcccctGGCCTTGCTGCTGTGCCCAAGGCAggcaggagccaggaggcccCTTACTGCCATCTCTGTATTGTATCTGAGGGCCAAGCCTCTTGCCTGAAGACTAGGGTGCAAAGGCTGGAAGATGTTGAAGGATCATTAGGCTCTGTGGCCCACGAGTCAGGTCAGGGACACGTGGAATGAGATACATGATGGTTCCTTGTGTGTCCAGGAAGGGTGGACAGGGCCCAGAGACTTTGAGACTTTTCCCCATGCTTCCTTGGACCCAGGGGTCTGGAAAATACTCACTTTTTTCCAAACCtcttcttcagcccagggcctcccagCTCTGGGGCTTCTGAGGCAGAGAACTCCAAGTCCTGGGAACAGGAGCTGAGAAACGGAAAATGGGGCTTGTTCTCCCCTTGTCTCTGTGGCCAGGAGAAGAACCACCAGACCAGAATTTCAGGAGATGGGGATGGATCCTGGGACCCATCCCTGCCCACAGAAGCCGCCTGTAAAACTGGGCAGAGAGAAGCCAGGCAGGAGATGCAAGGCAGAATGAATAAAAGATTCTGTTGCTGAGAAGGATTCTgtcctggaggggcagggagagagccaGGCTCCTGAGCCACATGGGGACATGGGGTGGGAGAAGCACTGGAATTTGAACCAGGATCATTCATGTACTAGGAACTTCTTTCAGAGGGCAAATAGCTGATTCCAGGGACTGACTCAGCCAGCACtacttccttcatttctcttcaggGAACCTGGCTGAGGGGACCTGCCAATGCTCCATTCCTGCTCACCGTTTCCCAGGAGTTCGAGTGATGAATGAGACTCGGCAGCTGATGTTTGGTTTAAAGATGTCTCCAACACCTGAAGAGAAGAACGAGAGTCTTCTCCAGGAAGGCTGCCACAGCACTTGCCAGAGACTTGATCATGTTCTCATCTCTCGTTCCAGTCTTGTTCCCCTCACTACCCACCCTGAGTACCCATTGGACACAAGGCAGCCACTGCTAGACAAGGTGGTGACTTGGTACCATTAGAAAAGGAGACCACCGCATCCtttgtataaagaaaataatgcctCTTCATCTGACTAGATACACCCCAGGCCCATGTGCATGAGCTTAGTGAGTGGCATGTAGGCTAGATTTCAGCCCACCCCCTGATGTCTCGGTAGGCATCTTTGTGCAGTGAACAGATTGCACAGCTGAATGTGACACCCTTGATTACATGTATCTGGCTCTATACTAGGCACAAAAGACTTGGGGAGAAATAAAACCTGGGTGATTCTATCCACCAGTAACTCTCATTTTGAAGGAACATCTCTCCCTGACTCCTACCATTTCTTACATACTCACACACCTCCACCTCACCTCTGACGCAGAGCTGCGTACGGCGGAGCTCACTGTCATGATCCCGCAGCATGAAGTGGAAGTCCTCCCACGTCAGTTCCTCCTTGTCCTGGAAGCCTGACTCCCGGAACATGGACTCTACCACCTCAGTCAGCTGGGCCTTGGACAGGCAGTTGTTGGAGATCTCGATGAAggacctggaggaggaggaaagacagagcAGCCTGTCATCCAGCAAGGTCAGGTTCAGGCAGGTGCAGGGTGGGGCGGGCCCTAGATGATCTAATGTGGTTACCAGTGACCCGGGAAATGGCACAGAGAAAGTGTTCATCCAGCCTGCAGCTAACATGAAGCTGGGTGGGGTGGCCAAGGGTTTGAAATTGAAAGTGACCTTGACCAGTTAGAGAAAGCAGCCCTCAAACAAGGGGGCATTGAAAGGTAGGATGAATGTCCACTTAGGGTAGGGACACGTCCAGATGGGCCACAGGCTTCTCATGGGCAGGCTCTCTGCCCACTCTCCTGTGTTAACGCATCCCATGCCACCGCTGGCTTCCCCCTTTCACAGTCCAGTGGGGGCATAGACAGCccgtggggggggtggggcaggaggagataTAGCTACATTGGCTGTGCTTCCTTGTGCCAGCACTTCAGGGTACAGAGAGGAGTGTCTACACACCCCATCTGATATAGCACCCAGAGTGACAGAGGCAGTGGCCACACTCTTTTCTCAGGCTGTGCTTtgggacaaaaacaaaacaagcatgcACATTTGCGTGAGTCCAATAGAAAGATACCTTTGTGAGCATGGCAAAGCAAGCACATTAGAAAAACACATCATCCAAGTGAGACTGAGCAGGATTCACAACTGAGTACAGGCGGAGAAGGTGGATGCTCTGTCCTGGGAGACAGGGACCTTCTCCTAGATTTCCTAgagcctcacccaggcctgggcCTGCAATGGCACACCCATGGAGGGATGGACAGCAATCAGCTTCACCCTAGcctttaaagattgattgatttgagagagagctagtggggggaagggcagagggagaaggagagacagaatcttccagcagactccctgctgtgcagggagcctgactcagggctcagtcccacgactctgagatcagtacctgagccgaaatcaagagtccgatgcttaactgactgagccacccaggcagcctcacCCTAGCCTTTTAGACACCCATGTCCAGTTGTGGTATCTGGGCTATAAGAGGGATGCAGCAGTGAGGGGGAATGCTGAGAGCAAATGGAAAGGCTTAAGgtagaaaagataaaagactcTGCACTGTTTTATgcattctatttattcatttactcatctaCTCCACCCAATTAAGATTGTATTGAATACCTGCTATGTGCTCATCACAGTGCAGAAGAGATGGAGTCAgtgggaaacaaaagagaaataagaacccTGTCCTTATGGAGCTGAAGGGGACTGTGTTACTGAAACAGTGTCTTAAAGAATAAGAAGTCTATGCATTCAAAACTGGTCTTTAGCAGCACACCACAACCAGAAATAGCTtaagaagcaggaagaaagggGGGCTAGATTATAGGAGAACTTCCCATGTTTCTCCTCCTGCATGTCATGGTGATTAATATTGGAAGAGTGACCAAGAtcatccatcctccatccattATTTCACAACGTAAAGCACAGTGTTAGGGTATGCAAGAGTTTACAAAGATCCAAAGGCATCCAAAAGGGGCTAGTAGACATTTGTTATTGGTCATGTGGGTTCGGTTGTcactgttgtttgtttgtttgtttgtttttagctggGGAAGGAGAACTTTCTGGCTGGTATAGACAGTGCAGATAATAGACCCTCCTGGAGGCAGAGGCCTGGCCAGATACACTTATGAGGCTGGATGCTCTGAGAGCCTAGGATGCAGTAGCTAAGCCACCTCTCAAAACAGATGGTCATATAGCCTCCTCACCCACCCTCCTCTGAATTGACGTGTTTTCCTGTTTCAAATAGCAGGGAGTCTCAGAACTGGAAGGGCCCACACTGTACCGCATCATGGTGAAAAACTCATCCTTGGAGAGGAAGCCGTTTGCATCAAGGTCATACATGGTGAACATCAGGCGAGACTTgtcctctggggagcctggaaAGAGAAAGGGGGATGCAGATCACTTCTATGCTGAAAGATTGCTGGTTCCTGGAATGGCCCACCCTCCCTCTACCTTTCATAAAGACCACCAGGATGTCCAGAAACTCCCGGAAGGACAGGTAGCCGTTGCCATCTTTGTCAGCCAGAGAGAACATGGACTCCACAAACATGTCCTGGGGCTTAAGGCCCAGGGACTCGGCAAACTCAGCTCTGCTCAGCTCGCAAGTCAGGGCCTCCCGCACCTTCTGTGATGAGTTCAGGGGCAGGGTCCCTGCATCTGCCTGGTCGATGTCCAGCACCTGTATttgggcagcagagggagagagataaggagATGAGGCCTGGGCTGGATGCAGTTCAGTGACCCTTTATATCTCCCCAAAGCCCAATTCAGAAAGGGTGAGCCCTAGTGACTACTCCTGGCCCTTAGTTATACTTCTGCCTTGGGCTTCTGCTCTCCTGTTGAGGGGGTGACTCAAACCTCTAGCAACTAGCCCATCTTCTCCTTGGACCCAAGATCTGGGAGCTTTACACAGTAGGGATGGGATGATGTTAGGTCTGTAGCAGGGCAAGGGGGGAATGAGAAAGGGCAAAGTTTGGgatgcaaaatgcaaaatgaaagagCCTATACTGGGGACAGAAGAGGAATAGACAAGGGTGGACAGGCAGGAAGAGGCTAGAGATATGTTCTCTTATCTTGCCTGATTTGGTCTCTGCCCAtcatacaaaaaatttaaaagtcatataTGTGTAACTACCATTTGTTAAATGCCTACAGTGTACCAAGCACTTGGATAAAACACTATACACAGAacagtgtttttcaaaatgtaaagcCCCCTGGAGGGCTTGTGGGCCCCAACCACAGAGTTTCTGATTTACTAGATTTGATGGGGAGGTTTTagatttctaacaaattcccaagTAAGGTGGCTGCTGCTGGCCCaggggccacactttgagaaccactaatgtAGACTATCTTACTGAAGTGTCACAACAACCCAAGGTGATGGATCCTATCTAAATcattgttttatagatgaggaaatggagatacAGAGCAGAGACGATGGGACTAGCCCAAGGTCAGGCAGGGAATGAGTGGCAAAGCTACAATCCAGTCAAAAGTGTCTGTCTCCAGCCCAGAGAGCAGAAGCTTAGTTTACCCCATGTAGGGTCCTGTCCAGCCCAGCTTCCCTCCAACCCCTGGGCCAGGTCCTGTCTCCAAAAGATACAGCTATGGCACCTGGGCAAACAGGTATCTGAAGAAGATCTCCAGGATTCGGCCCCGCTGCTGCTTGGTCACAGCTCTTCTGaacagctcattctctctcatctcAGCCACGTCAAGGCCCAGAGACCAGTGCACACAGAAGTCCTGCAGATGCTGCACAAAGGTGCCCCGCTCTTCCTCAGAGTTAAACAGCAGCACCTGGGTAGAAGGAAGCCCGTGCCAGTGCTCAGAGCTCCAGCTCTGGTCCAGTCTCCCCTCAAAGGGACCTTGAGTttagggaaggggagaaaagcTGCCCCCTGCCAATCCATCCAGGCTGGAACCCAGTGAGTAGACCAAAGGGGTCAGAGGGAGGGTCATGTTGAGTGTGGGCTCTCCCCAGCATTGCCTTCACAAGGGAGCTCTGTAGCTGGGGAGAGGGCAAGCTGACAGGACTTGCTCTGAGAGGGGAGATACATAAATAAGCATTCCAGgtaggggaggcaggaggggccaTACCAGGTCATACTCCTTGGGGATCTTGAGTAGCAGGGTATGGCGTCCACGGTTGCTGGACAGTATGAGGTTGACCTGCTGGGGGGGCTGCAGCTGGACAGTGCGGAGCACAGACAGCTGTCTGTCCAGGACCTGCAGTCGCCTGTCTGGGAGCAGCTGGATGGTGATGGGACAGCTTTTCTCCCTGGGGCCTGGCCACTCCATCGCTGGGGAAGGGACAATTGGGCAGAGAGTTCAACAGAGGTACCCAGGCCCCTAACCTCAAGCCAATTCCACTCTACCAGTCTGAGCAGGCACCCCAAAGCCTGGCTTTAACCTCATATCTGTAACCTGGTTTTTCTCCCAGGGCCCCCAATCTGACCCCCACTCCCGTCTCTCCCCTCAGCCCCATCTCACCTGGCACACCGTCTTTGGCTGCTTCTTTCTTCACActctctttgcctttcttctgTAGCCTTTTGCGCTCTCGGCCTCGGAAATGGGCCACCACCCCAGAGATAAGCAGGCTCACTGAAAAGGATCAGAAGGAGCCAGTGGGGAAGGGCCCCTTTGCCCACAGCTTCACTGAAGGTTCTACTCTTGCCCCTCCCTTCACAAGGTCCCGTGCACCTGGCTTCAACTGCAGCGAGAAGCTAGTCCCACAGACCAGCACATTATGAGGGGCAGGGACAATCAGAGGGCAGGGCAACAGCCAGGAGAAAAGAGGTGGGTGAGGGTGTGAAGGGCTCACCTAACGGAAGACAGCAGAGGGCCACAATGGTGATGCCAAAACCAGGACCGCTGCCCTCAAAGTAGTCAAACACGGTTAGGGGCACACATTGGGGCAAACCTTGAGTTGTGAGCTGCCGAGGCTGAGGGCAGGGGGCACCTAAGGGAAAGGATACAGAAGATCTCAAAGTCTGAGCATCTCACTCATAGGTCAGGTATTCTTCTCTCTCCTGTAAAGAACCAGGTACCCTTCTCCTTCCCAGGTCCACCTCTCTGGAGCTTGTTCCCCTCAAAAAGTCTCCTTCCATATCCTGTTCTCAGTATCCATCCCAGCTTGACCACAGAGTACAGCCTGCAAACCAGTCTAGTCCCTACGAGGGGAGGCAGCCTAATGCACGCTTCCCAGTGCAGTCACCCTCATGCAGGCTTCCCTAATACAGAAGGGACTTCCTGGCACCTGGCTCCCTGGACAGGACCAAAGTGATTCCCCCTCCATGCTTAGTCCTTTCTCTGGCTGCCATTCACTATGTTCTCCCAGGCCACCCACCGTCATGCCAGATAAAAACATTGGGTTGCAGAGCACTGTGGTTCACGTTAGTAACAGCCACCAGCACGTCCCAAAAAGTGGTGTTTTTTATTTCCGCAATTTCCTCTTTGGAGAATAGCCTGTTGGAGAAAGCCAGGAATTGTTGGCATGGGAAGGGGCTGCCAGCCTCCAGCAATCTCGGATCCAGGGACCCAGATGAGGAAAAAGACCCAGAAAGTCTGGGGGGAAGGGTGAGGCCAGCTGGGAATCAAAGGCCCTTGAGGCTGCTGACATTACACACAGAGGTTCTGGGGCTCAGGCCAAGGTAGAGTCTGAGGAAGGTGCGCCGGCAGACCTTACCCATTTCTGGTGTTCTCAAACCAATAGCGGTCACCATCCCGCAGCCTCACAAACTGGTCGAGGATGATGGCACTGAAGAGGGACCCGGGGTCCCCATGGCTCTCCAGGAGCCCCCCAGGGAGCAGCTCCAGCCTGGTCAGGTCCTGGTTGTACAGGGCAGCTGTGGCCTCCAGCACCTGGGGCATCACAGTAAGTGAggagtatgtgtgtgcacacacacgcatgttTGTGTTAGGAAGGGCAGTCACTGTTGCTCCATCCTTCAAACACAGGACTCCCTCAGCTTTCCGGCTTGCTGCTCAGGCCTGAGGGAGTCTCCTCTTCCTAGACAGCCCCCCTCAAGAGTGGCAAGTCTGATGGAAGGACAAATGTGTCTCCACCCATGGTGAGACCGCTGTGAGGTGCCTGAGGACCATATCCACTACCCAGACTATCCGGCCCCAACAATGAGCAGTTTCAAGGTCACCCAATTGATGAGGAGGGCACCAGCAAGAATAGGACAATGGCACCCAACATAGGCCAGCCTGCAGGAATGGTACAGTGTAGCAGTGAGGAACATAGAACACACTCTAGAATCAGAGGGCTGAATTTAAATCCTGTCTCTATGACTGACTTACCAACTATGTCATTGGTAAAATAAGGGTAATGATAGTATCTACCCTATAATATTCTTGATATAGATTAAATGAGTTACATATGTACAGGTCTTAAAACAAGAAAGTTTTAGCTGCCATTGCCATCATTAGTATTTCTCACCTGGGCGTCCACATTGGGGTTGATATGACTCCAATTCCTGGGAATCTCCAACCCCAAAGCCA
This region of Canis lupus baileyi chromosome 32, mCanLup2.hap1, whole genome shotgun sequence genomic DNA includes:
- the DUOX2 gene encoding dual oxidase 2 isoform X2; the protein is MLCARPEAVVLLGALLTASLDPAGGQDSPPLSWEVQRYDGWFNNLRHHELGAAGFRLQRRVPANYADGVYQALGEPLLPNPRLLSDAATRGPAGQASLRNRTVLGVFFGYHVLSDLVSVETPGCPAEFLNIRIPPGDPVFDPNGRGDVVLPFQRSRWDPESGQSPSNPRDLTNAVTGWLDGSAIYGSSHSWSDALRSFSGGQLASGPDPAFPRNAQPPLLMWSAPDPASGQRGPGGLYAFGAERGNRDPFLQALGLLWFRYHNLCAQRLARQHPHWGDEELFQHARKRVIATYQNIALYEWLPSFLQKTLPKYTGYHPFLDPSISPEFLVASEQFFSTMVPPGVYMRNASCHFQMVLTKDLGSSPALRVCNSYWLRENANLNSAQAVDQLLLGMASQISELEDRIVVEDLRDYWPGSGKFSRTDYVASSIQRGRDMGLPSYTQALMALGLEIPRNWSHINPNVDAQVLEATAALYNQDLTRLELLPGGLLESHGDPGSLFSAIILDQFVRLRDGDRYWFENTRNGLFSKEEIAEIKNTTFWDVLVAVTNVNHSALQPNVFIWHDGAPCPQPRQLTTQGLPQCVPLTVFDYFEGSGPGFGITIVALCCLPLVSLLISGVVAHFRGRERKRLQKKGKESVKKEAAKDGVPAMEWPGPREKSCPITIQLLPDRRLQVLDRQLSVLRTVQLQPPQQVNLILSSNRGRHTLLLKIPKEYDLVLLFNSEEERGTFVQHLQDFCVHWSLGLDVAEMRENELFRRAVTKQQRGRILEIFFRYLFAQVLDIDQADAGTLPLNSSQKVREALTCELSRAEFAESLGLKPQDMFVESMFSLADKDGNGYLSFREFLDILVVFMKGSPEDKSRLMFTMYDLDANGFLSKDEFFTMMRSFIEISNNCLSKAQLTEVVESMFRESGFQDKEELTWEDFHFMLRDHDSELRRTQLCVRGVGDIFKPNISCRVSFITRTPGKRSCSQDLEFSASEAPELGGPGLKKRFGKKVVGPTPRLYTEALKEKMQRGLLAQKLRQYKRFVENYRRHIVCVVVFSAICAGLFAERAYYYAFASPPSGIAETTFVGIILSRGTAASISFMFSYILLTMCRNLITFLRETFLNRYVPFDAAVDFHRWIAMAAVVLAILHSAGHAVNVFIFSVSPLSLLACIFPNIFMNDGSQLPQKFYWWFFQTVPGMTGVLLLLVLAIMYVFASHHFRRRSFRGFWLTHHLYIVLYVLLIIHGSFGLIQLPRFYIYFLVPALIYVGDKLVSLSRKKVEISVVKAELLPSGVTHLQFQRPQGFEYKSGQWVRIACLALGTNEYHPFTLTSAPHEDTLSLHIRAVGPWTTRLRETYSLPKGDGCARYPKLYLDGPFGEGHQEWHKFEVSVLVGGGIGVTPFASILKDLVFKSSLGSQMLCKKIYFIWVTRTQRQFEWLADIIREVEENDHQDLVSVHIYITQLAEKFDLRTTMLYICERHFQKVLNRSLFTGLRSITHFGRPPFEPFFKSLQEVHPQVPKIGVFSCGPPGMTKNVEKACQLINRLDQAHFVHHYENF
- the DUOX2 gene encoding dual oxidase 2 isoform X1; the protein is MQMRGALPSQQEGELPVQMQTLGIDLTQVDTRAASLRGSRKEGSGFSMLCARPEAVVLLGALLTASLDPAGGQDSPPLSWEVQRYDGWFNNLRHHELGAAGFRLQRRVPANYADGVYQALGEPLLPNPRLLSDAATRGPAGQASLRNRTVLGVFFGYHVLSDLVSVETPGCPAEFLNIRIPPGDPVFDPNGRGDVVLPFQRSRWDPESGQSPSNPRDLTNAVTGWLDGSAIYGSSHSWSDALRSFSGGQLASGPDPAFPRNAQPPLLMWSAPDPASGQRGPGGLYAFGAERGNRDPFLQALGLLWFRYHNLCAQRLARQHPHWGDEELFQHARKRVIATYQNIALYEWLPSFLQKTLPKYTGYHPFLDPSISPEFLVASEQFFSTMVPPGVYMRNASCHFQMVLTKDLGSSPALRVCNSYWLRENANLNSAQAVDQLLLGMASQISELEDRIVVEDLRDYWPGSGKFSRTDYVASSIQRGRDMGLPSYTQALMALGLEIPRNWSHINPNVDAQVLEATAALYNQDLTRLELLPGGLLESHGDPGSLFSAIILDQFVRLRDGDRYWFENTRNGLFSKEEIAEIKNTTFWDVLVAVTNVNHSALQPNVFIWHDGAPCPQPRQLTTQGLPQCVPLTVFDYFEGSGPGFGITIVALCCLPLVSLLISGVVAHFRGRERKRLQKKGKESVKKEAAKDGVPAMEWPGPREKSCPITIQLLPDRRLQVLDRQLSVLRTVQLQPPQQVNLILSSNRGRHTLLLKIPKEYDLVLLFNSEEERGTFVQHLQDFCVHWSLGLDVAEMRENELFRRAVTKQQRGRILEIFFRYLFAQVLDIDQADAGTLPLNSSQKVREALTCELSRAEFAESLGLKPQDMFVESMFSLADKDGNGYLSFREFLDILVVFMKGSPEDKSRLMFTMYDLDANGFLSKDEFFTMMRSFIEISNNCLSKAQLTEVVESMFRESGFQDKEELTWEDFHFMLRDHDSELRRTQLCVRGVGDIFKPNISCRVSFITRTPGKRSCSQDLEFSASEAPELGGPGLKKRFGKKVVGPTPRLYTEALKEKMQRGLLAQKLRQYKRFVENYRRHIVCVVVFSAICAGLFAERAYYYAFASPPSGIAETTFVGIILSRGTAASISFMFSYILLTMCRNLITFLRETFLNRYVPFDAAVDFHRWIAMAAVVLAILHSAGHAVNVFIFSVSPLSLLACIFPNIFMNDGSQLPQKFYWWFFQTVPGMTGVLLLLVLAIMYVFASHHFRRRSFRGFWLTHHLYIVLYVLLIIHGSFGLIQLPRFYIYFLVPALIYVGDKLVSLSRKKVEISVVKAELLPSGVTHLQFQRPQGFEYKSGQWVRIACLALGTNEYHPFTLTSAPHEDTLSLHIRAVGPWTTRLRETYSLPKGDGCARYPKLYLDGPFGEGHQEWHKFEVSVLVGGGIGVTPFASILKDLVFKSSLGSQMLCKKIYFIWVTRTQRQFEWLADIIREVEENDHQDLVSVHIYITQLAEKFDLRTTMLYICERHFQKVLNRSLFTGLRSITHFGRPPFEPFFKSLQEVHPQVPKIGVFSCGPPGMTKNVEKACQLINRLDQAHFVHHYENF